A single window of Flavobacteriales bacterium DNA harbors:
- a CDS encoding DUF354 domain-containing protein: MKIFIDIGHPAHVHYFKNFIWIMKEKGHEVTISARDKEVALTLLDYYGFSYTNRGKGKTGIRGKLSYMLKADRFLMKKAKHEHLDVFLSFASPYAAQVAWFSGKPHIAFDDTDHNMFGHIMYVPFTKAILTPKVYLKNQGSRQIRFDGFMELCSLHPKRFKPNPEAAAELAELGKDGKYIVLRFVSWQASHDIGLTGLSLEEKYRLVRELSKYARVVISSEAALPDDLKGYAYSTHPAYMHDVLKGASLLVSESLTMSAEAVFLGTPSLCISTAQAGTLDEEVRLGLIEIFRKSDGVIERALDIVKDEDYKRKFEQKSIDVIKDKIDVTAFMVWFVENYPESFKVMKQDPDYQNTFK; encoded by the coding sequence GTGAAAATCTTCATCGACATAGGGCACCCGGCCCACGTGCATTATTTCAAGAACTTCATCTGGATCATGAAGGAGAAAGGGCACGAGGTGACCATATCAGCCAGGGATAAGGAAGTGGCGCTGACCCTGCTGGATTACTACGGCTTTTCTTATACGAACAGGGGGAAAGGGAAAACCGGTATCCGGGGCAAGCTTTCCTATATGCTGAAAGCCGACCGCTTCCTGATGAAAAAGGCGAAACACGAACATCTGGATGTGTTCCTGAGTTTTGCTTCGCCCTATGCCGCGCAGGTGGCATGGTTTTCTGGAAAACCGCATATCGCATTTGATGACACCGACCACAACATGTTCGGTCACATCATGTATGTGCCCTTCACCAAGGCCATCCTTACTCCCAAGGTATACCTGAAGAACCAGGGCTCCCGGCAAATTCGTTTCGACGGGTTCATGGAGTTGTGTTCCCTGCATCCCAAAAGATTCAAACCCAATCCGGAGGCAGCTGCAGAACTAGCCGAGCTGGGCAAAGACGGCAAATACATTGTGCTTCGGTTCGTGTCCTGGCAAGCCAGTCATGATATCGGGCTCACCGGCCTGTCACTCGAAGAAAAATACAGGCTGGTGCGGGAGCTGTCGAAGTATGCCCGGGTGGTTATCTCTTCCGAAGCGGCATTGCCCGATGACCTGAAAGGCTATGCATACAGCACCCATCCCGCATACATGCATGATGTGCTCAAAGGTGCTTCCCTGCTGGTCAGTGAGAGCCTCACCATGTCGGCGGAGGCTGTGTTCCTGGGTACGCCTTCATTGTGCATCAGCACCGCTCAGGCAGGTACCCTGGATGAAGAGGTTCGGCTGGGGCTGATTGAGATCTTCCGCAAAAGCGACGGCGTAATTGAAAGGGCGCTTGATATCGTGAAAGATGAAGATTACAAAAGGAAATTCGAACAGAAGTCGATCGATGTGATCAAGGACAAGATTGATGTAACCGCCTTCATGGTGTGGTTCGTTGAAAACTACCCGGAAAGCTTCAAGGTCATGAAACAGGATCCGGATTATCAAAACACATTCAAATAA
- a CDS encoding peptidoglycan bridge formation glycyltransferase FemA/FemB family protein: protein MKITDTPDRKKWADFVLGHPSGNIFQTPELYDVFRATSDNHAEVIALVDDNGDIAGLMVYTILMEPGVKKFFSTRSIVTGGPLVKNDDLAIARQLFTAYCKKIKKAGAIYTEVRNLFDISALNQAFLDAGFSYVEHLTIHNDLQLSEDDMRKTLHRGRYSNIKRAINKNLVVRQITSKEEIMRGYEMIVDTYERVNLPAPHPDLFLNTADFLKEKAHLVGCFMDDKMIGCRVYLIYKDSMYDWYAAIDREYSKYQPSDITPWKMMLWGKEQGIKIYDFAGAGKPDKEYAVRTYKLKFGGKLLSFGRYMKVHKPLLFQVGKAGMKLYKYIR from the coding sequence ATGAAAATAACAGATACACCGGATCGGAAGAAGTGGGCGGATTTTGTTTTGGGACATCCGTCTGGAAATATTTTTCAAACGCCAGAACTGTACGATGTATTCAGGGCTACATCCGATAACCATGCCGAGGTGATCGCGCTCGTGGATGATAACGGCGACATTGCCGGGTTGATGGTCTATACCATCCTGATGGAGCCCGGTGTGAAAAAGTTCTTCTCCACCAGGTCCATCGTGACCGGCGGACCGCTGGTGAAAAACGATGACCTTGCCATTGCCCGCCAGTTGTTCACAGCCTATTGCAAGAAGATCAAAAAAGCAGGCGCCATCTATACCGAGGTTCGCAACCTGTTTGATATAAGTGCCCTGAACCAGGCTTTTCTCGACGCCGGGTTCTCTTATGTGGAACACCTCACCATACACAACGACCTGCAATTGTCTGAAGATGATATGCGAAAGACGCTGCACCGGGGAAGATACTCCAACATCAAACGGGCCATCAATAAAAACCTGGTGGTGCGACAGATTACTTCCAAAGAAGAAATTATGCGCGGTTACGAGATGATCGTGGATACCTACGAACGGGTCAACCTGCCTGCGCCTCATCCGGATTTGTTCCTGAATACTGCAGACTTTCTGAAAGAGAAGGCCCACCTCGTCGGATGCTTTATGGATGATAAGATGATCGGCTGCAGGGTGTACTTGATCTATAAAGACAGCATGTACGACTGGTACGCGGCAATCGATAGGGAGTATTCCAAATACCAGCCCAGCGACATCACTCCCTGGAAGATGATGTTGTGGGGGAAGGAGCAGGGTATCAAGATTTATGACTTCGCCGGTGCCGGCAAACCGGATAAGGAATATGCCGTCAGGACGTACAAACTGAAGTTCGGTGGGAAATTGCTGAGTTTCGGAAGGTACATGAAGGTTCACAAACCCCTGTTGTTCCAGGTGGGTAAAGCTGGAATGAAATTATATAAATATATTCGTTGA
- a CDS encoding DUF354 domain-containing protein: protein MRILIDIGHPAHVHYFKHFIWLMQMKGHVFCLISRDKEVAFKLLDYYKLPYLNRGKGKDGLIGKMMYMLQADWFVWRKAMKFKPDMFISAGSMYAAHVAWLMRKPHIALDDTDHNKMQHMLYVPFTKAILTPKVFQQDFGKKHIRFDGFLELGALHPNRFKPAEQLPEGFAPGERYVILRFVSWTASHDIGLKGLSEQDKYNLVRELSKYARIIISSESALPDDLKEYAFRVHPAMMHDVLHNASLLVSESLTMAAEAAFLGTPSLCISTAQAGTLDEEVRLGLIELFRESAGLVERAVELVKQPSYKEAFAEKTRSILKQKTDLTDWMVNFVENYPASMHDAQLLPDQTLKEKKFA from the coding sequence GTGCGAATCCTGATCGACATAGGCCACCCTGCCCACGTGCATTACTTCAAGCATTTTATCTGGCTGATGCAGATGAAAGGACACGTGTTTTGCCTGATATCAAGAGATAAAGAGGTTGCGTTCAAACTGCTTGACTACTACAAATTGCCCTATCTCAACCGTGGAAAAGGTAAGGATGGATTGATAGGCAAGATGATGTATATGTTGCAGGCGGATTGGTTCGTTTGGCGAAAAGCCATGAAGTTCAAACCCGACATGTTTATCAGCGCCGGCTCCATGTATGCGGCTCATGTGGCCTGGTTGATGCGCAAACCCCACATCGCCCTGGATGATACTGACCATAACAAAATGCAGCACATGCTGTATGTTCCATTCACCAAAGCCATCCTGACCCCGAAGGTGTTCCAGCAGGACTTCGGAAAAAAACACATACGTTTCGATGGTTTTCTTGAACTAGGTGCCTTGCACCCCAACAGGTTCAAACCTGCAGAACAACTGCCGGAAGGTTTTGCGCCAGGTGAACGGTATGTGATCCTGCGCTTCGTTTCCTGGACCGCAAGTCATGATATAGGATTGAAAGGGCTTTCAGAACAAGATAAATACAACCTTGTCCGGGAATTATCGAAATATGCCCGCATAATCATATCTTCGGAAAGTGCTTTGCCGGACGACCTGAAAGAATATGCATTCAGGGTGCACCCCGCCATGATGCATGACGTGTTGCACAATGCCAGCCTGCTTGTGAGTGAAAGCCTGACCATGGCTGCGGAAGCTGCCTTCCTGGGTACACCTTCGCTGTGCATCAGTACTGCGCAGGCCGGAACATTGGATGAAGAGGTGAGACTGGGCCTGATTGAATTGTTCAGGGAAAGTGCCGGACTGGTTGAGCGAGCGGTGGAGTTGGTGAAACAGCCTTCGTACAAGGAGGCTTTCGCCGAAAAGACAAGAAGTATTTTGAAACAAAAAACCGATTTGACCGATTGGATGGTCAATTTCGTGGAAAACTATCCGGCCAGCATGCACGATGCGCAATTGCTCCCGGACCAAACATTAAAGGAAAAGAAGTTTGCTTAA
- the asnB gene encoding asparagine synthase (glutamine-hydrolyzing) — protein MCGIAGIVNFSSEAVDPAAIQDMMNRIKHRGPDDEGMFLRDHVGIGHVRLSIIDLSSAGHQPMFSNDDRYAIVFNGEIYNYVELREELKDGYSFRSKTDTEVLLAAYIKWGEQCLPRLNGDFAFAIYDTREKTLFGARDRFGIKPFYIYRNEQRFVFASEIKSVLPLVDQLTPNEKSLYEYLVYNRTDQSDETFFDSVHKLHHGHCFTIRNGKVDIRKWYDLKEQVRYPSPMTPGQYREEFRKSVGLRLRSDVPVGVCLSGGIDSSAVTSVLYHDFNLKEVKTFSAVFEKGSWADESPFINAFQAELNNMFYIQPTAETFYDEFKGFVTAQCEPIPGVSPYSQYKVMQLASQNVSVTLDGQGADEMLGGYNYFYGGYFKELLRSLKWITLCRELIGYGKRNPSKDAYAYFLFYLLPQGLKKYAGRKTYGSISTEFYEKYKNVSTISSDLYDPRTLHDSFLQHFEHKLEHLLKWDDLNSMRFSIESRVPFLDHNLVEKTLSLPPDLVLKNGVSKYIMRESVRDILPAAIYNRRDKKGFTTPSDEWFRSKAFQAYIQDMLHSAAFKQRGYFNVEDCQKKYQAHIEGKGNFSKDIWKWINLEEWFRIFINR, from the coding sequence ATGTGTGGGATAGCCGGTATAGTGAACTTTTCGTCGGAAGCTGTTGATCCGGCAGCGATACAAGACATGATGAACCGGATCAAGCATCGCGGTCCGGATGATGAAGGTATGTTCCTTCGCGATCACGTGGGAATCGGACATGTGCGGCTCAGCATTATCGACCTTTCTTCCGCCGGGCACCAACCGATGTTCAGCAACGACGACCGTTATGCCATCGTGTTCAATGGCGAGATCTACAATTATGTGGAACTCCGCGAAGAGTTGAAGGACGGGTACAGCTTCAGATCCAAAACCGATACGGAAGTATTACTGGCTGCTTACATCAAATGGGGTGAGCAATGCCTGCCGCGTCTGAACGGTGATTTTGCATTTGCCATCTACGATACCCGGGAGAAAACACTCTTCGGAGCCAGGGATCGTTTTGGAATCAAGCCGTTTTATATCTACCGGAATGAACAAAGGTTCGTGTTCGCATCCGAGATCAAGTCGGTGTTGCCCCTGGTAGACCAACTGACCCCCAACGAGAAGTCGCTCTACGAATACCTGGTTTATAACCGCACGGATCAGTCGGACGAGACCTTCTTCGATTCCGTTCACAAACTTCACCACGGCCACTGCTTTACCATTCGCAACGGCAAGGTGGATATCCGAAAGTGGTACGATCTCAAAGAACAGGTACGCTACCCGTCGCCCATGACACCCGGGCAATACAGGGAAGAATTCAGGAAATCCGTTGGGTTGCGACTGAGGAGCGATGTACCGGTGGGAGTTTGTCTCAGTGGCGGCATCGATTCATCAGCTGTTACCTCCGTGTTGTATCACGATTTCAACCTGAAGGAAGTCAAAACGTTTTCAGCTGTTTTCGAAAAGGGTTCCTGGGCGGATGAAAGTCCGTTCATCAACGCCTTCCAGGCTGAGTTGAACAACATGTTCTACATACAGCCCACGGCTGAAACGTTTTATGATGAGTTCAAGGGTTTCGTAACCGCGCAATGTGAACCCATTCCGGGCGTGAGCCCCTACTCGCAATACAAGGTGATGCAGCTGGCCAGCCAGAACGTGTCGGTCACACTCGATGGGCAAGGGGCTGATGAGATGCTGGGCGGATACAACTACTTTTACGGGGGGTATTTCAAGGAACTGCTTCGCAGCCTGAAATGGATCACGCTTTGCCGGGAACTGATCGGTTATGGCAAACGCAACCCTTCCAAAGATGCCTATGCGTATTTTCTGTTTTACCTGTTGCCGCAGGGCCTGAAGAAGTACGCAGGTCGCAAGACGTATGGAAGCATCTCTACCGAATTCTATGAAAAATACAAGAACGTTTCAACCATCTCCAGTGACCTGTATGATCCCCGGACATTGCATGATTCGTTCCTGCAACATTTTGAACATAAACTGGAGCATTTGCTGAAATGGGACGATCTGAATTCGATGCGGTTTTCCATCGAATCCAGGGTGCCGTTCCTTGACCACAACCTCGTTGAGAAGACGTTATCACTGCCGCCCGACCTCGTGTTGAAAAACGGTGTGAGCAAATACATCATGCGTGAATCCGTGCGGGATATTTTACCGGCTGCCATTTACAACCGCAGGGATAAGAAGGGTTTTACCACCCCGTCTGATGAATGGTTCAGGTCGAAGGCTTTCCAGGCCTACATTCAGGATATGCTCCATTCCGCCGCTTTCAAACAGAGGGGATATTTCAATGTGGAAGATTGCCAGAAAAAGTACCAGGCGCACATTGAAGGCAAAGGCAATTTCTCCAAAGACATTTGGAAGTGGATTAACCTGGAAGAATGGTTCCGGATATTCATTAACCGTTGA
- a CDS encoding MBOAT family protein has product MIFNSFIFFVFLGVVLPVFYLLPNKTSKNVFLLIASYFFYGYWDWRFCSLLAFTTLVDYFIGNAIHRTEGEAKRKRLLIVSLVVNLGILGFFKYFNFFIDNIRDVSAGLGFKLDFIHMNIILPVGLSFYVFHNLSYIIDIYRRKIEPSQNIIDFGLFVTFFPQLVAGPIGRASALLPQLSRNLKPTRAQVYEAIPLIVSGLFRKVMIGDTTGRFVDHIFENMEAYKGIELLSALVLFSIQIYADFSGYTMVARGTSKLFGVELMKNFEQPYLSHNITEFWRRWHISLSSWLRDYLYISLGGNRKGQTRTYVNLMLTMLLGGLWHGASWNFVIWGGLHGLYLAVHKMYSKGRSIQAENVWPVSFRSALSMAGTYVLVLFTWLFFRSTSWETTRIFFSKMWHWETSEYTGWFVLTTLTYLVLIVAMDLVLYATRKETELDRILSVPLRYGVMAGTFFFTMMYLYQSKPMPFIYFKF; this is encoded by the coding sequence ATGATTTTCAATTCTTTTATTTTTTTCGTTTTCCTGGGCGTAGTCCTGCCCGTATTTTATTTACTGCCCAACAAAACAAGCAAGAACGTATTCCTGCTCATCGCCAGTTATTTCTTTTATGGTTACTGGGATTGGCGGTTTTGTTCGCTGCTCGCTTTTACAACGCTGGTGGATTACTTCATCGGCAATGCTATTCATAGGACGGAAGGGGAGGCGAAGCGGAAACGACTCCTGATCGTTAGCCTGGTGGTGAACCTGGGTATCCTTGGGTTCTTCAAGTATTTCAATTTCTTTATTGATAACATCCGGGATGTATCAGCGGGATTGGGGTTCAAACTCGACTTCATTCACATGAACATCATCCTGCCCGTGGGGCTTTCATTTTACGTGTTCCATAACCTTTCGTACATCATAGATATTTATCGTCGTAAGATCGAACCTTCGCAGAACATCATCGACTTCGGTTTGTTCGTAACGTTTTTTCCTCAATTGGTGGCCGGTCCCATCGGTCGGGCAAGTGCATTGTTGCCTCAATTGTCACGCAACCTGAAGCCCACACGCGCACAGGTGTATGAAGCCATCCCGTTGATCGTGTCGGGTTTGTTCAGGAAAGTGATGATAGGCGATACAACCGGCCGGTTCGTAGATCACATTTTCGAAAACATGGAAGCCTACAAAGGCATTGAACTGCTGAGTGCCCTTGTCTTGTTCTCCATCCAGATCTATGCCGACTTCTCCGGGTATACCATGGTGGCCCGGGGCACGTCGAAACTCTTTGGCGTGGAGTTGATGAAAAACTTCGAACAACCCTATTTGTCACATAACATCACCGAATTCTGGAGGCGCTGGCATATTTCGCTTTCTTCATGGCTACGCGACTACCTGTACATCTCGCTGGGCGGTAATCGCAAAGGTCAGACCCGCACATACGTGAATCTCATGTTGACCATGTTGTTGGGCGGACTGTGGCATGGTGCCAGTTGGAACTTTGTGATCTGGGGCGGACTTCACGGTCTGTACCTGGCGGTGCATAAGATGTATTCAAAAGGGAGATCCATTCAGGCGGAGAATGTATGGCCCGTTTCATTCCGTTCCGCGCTGAGTATGGCAGGAACATATGTGTTGGTGCTGTTCACGTGGTTGTTCTTCAGATCCACATCCTGGGAAACAACGCGCATCTTCTTCTCCAAGATGTGGCATTGGGAAACAAGCGAATATACCGGTTGGTTTGTGTTGACCACACTCACTTACCTGGTACTGATCGTGGCCATGGACCTGGTGTTGTATGCCACGCGGAAGGAAACGGAGTTGGACAGGATATTGTCGGTGCCGCTCCGGTATGGTGTAATGGCCGGAACGTTTTTCTTTACAATGATGTATCTCTACCAGTCGAAACCGATGCCGTTCATTTACTTTAAATTTTAA
- a CDS encoding polysaccharide deacetylase family protein, translating into MSIYNKVRRAVAKRIVNRKLPLNLSEAIVTFTFDDVPDSGMEEGMRILNTFGYKGTYYVALSFYDHNRTDGMQFNPKYLKQVVDGGGELACHTYNHIHFYQSGKAQIREDLDKNRQRMQECIEGLSFTNFSYPYGEQTITAKQAVKNRFKTARGVNSGINHGVIDLINLRAYQLGEQMRMQDVYNLIDEAIRLKGWLIFFTHDVENKPSIYGCTPAMLEGAAAYCKEKQVKVLTMDQAANAIGAR; encoded by the coding sequence ATGAGCATTTACAACAAGGTCAGAAGGGCGGTAGCCAAAAGAATCGTGAACAGGAAGCTTCCGTTGAACCTGTCTGAGGCTATTGTGACCTTTACGTTTGATGATGTGCCTGATTCCGGTATGGAAGAAGGCATGCGTATCCTCAATACATTTGGCTACAAGGGGACTTATTACGTGGCCCTGAGTTTTTACGATCACAACCGGACCGACGGAATGCAGTTCAACCCGAAATACCTGAAACAAGTGGTGGATGGAGGAGGAGAGCTGGCGTGCCACACATACAATCACATCCATTTTTATCAATCTGGCAAAGCGCAAATCAGGGAAGATCTGGATAAAAACCGCCAACGGATGCAGGAATGCATCGAGGGTCTGTCCTTTACCAATTTCTCCTACCCATACGGAGAGCAAACCATCACAGCCAAACAAGCGGTGAAGAACCGGTTTAAAACCGCAAGGGGGGTGAACAGCGGAATCAATCACGGTGTGATAGACCTGATCAATCTCAGGGCCTATCAGTTGGGTGAGCAGATGCGTATGCAGGATGTGTACAACCTGATCGATGAAGCCATTCGACTCAAGGGATGGCTGATTTTTTTTACCCATGATGTGGAAAATAAACCTTCCATTTACGGATGTACCCCGGCCATGTTGGAGGGAGCTGCAGCCTATTGCAAAGAAAAGCAGGTAAAGGTGCTGACCATGGATCAAGCAGCAAATGCCATCGGTGCCCGCTAG